In Oncorhynchus kisutch isolate 150728-3 linkage group LG5, Okis_V2, whole genome shotgun sequence, a genomic segment contains:
- the LOC109891286 gene encoding double-stranded RNA-binding protein Staufen homolog 1 isoform X1: MFQCPGNPMSSAAASPMQQLSQPQPGYSIPCASSPLPSESASHPLRSSALPLGSATPFSPTSTVSNMANPKEKTPMCLVNELARFNKIQPEYKLLCEQGPAHSKIFSVRLSLGDQHWEAEGTSIKKAQHSAAATALAQTTMPKPSMRNNTRNNTVDCMTQTVELNSLCMKLGMKPMYKPIEPYPGMRPPSFNYNIRAPGPYQRSMQQYYYPFPPVGPVLYHMELNIGGQQFHGKGRTRQLAKHDAASKALKTLQKEPILLQQLPEMNGEDTEENLNKSEISQVFEIALKRNMPVNFEVLKEAGPPHMKSFMVRVAVGEFCGEGEGKSKKIAKKLAATAVLEELRRLPQLIPCVEKMQPARIKKKTKSIIKLQTSPEYGQGMNPISRLAQIQQAKKEKEPEYNMLTERGLPRRREFVMQVTVCGQCAEGLGPSKKVAKKNAAEKMLELLGFKVPQPQPHKPALKMDEKVPLKKNGDGRKVTFFEPGSVEESQSLGSKEEDYRLPFLSHQQLPAGILLMVPEVAQAVGASPSQGHQNKDYGPRANPAKATLTAIIANELLYAGASLTAETILKSQNSVGHLVPHGPLTRPSELLSYLANVQGLQVEYKDFPKNNKNEFVSLINCSSQPPLISHGIGKDVESCHDMAALNILKILSELDQHQQQTNDRAGNVPLPGCGKQDMEGSDSLLIKQANSSTLGQQTLDGTV, translated from the exons ATGTTCCAGTGTCCGGGTAACCCTATGTCCAGCGCTGCTGCCAGCCCCATGCAGCAGCTGTCTCAGCCCCAGCCAGGGTACAGCATCCCCTGTGCCTCGAGTCCCCTGCCCTCTGAGAGCGCCAGTCACCCTCTCCGGAGCTCAGCCCTGCCCTTGGGCTCAGCCACTCCCTTCAGCCCCACCTCcacag tatCTAACATGGCAAACCCTAAAGAGAAGACCCCCATGTGTCTGGTGAATGAGTTAGCCCGTTTCAATAAGATCCAGCCTGAGTATAAGCTGCTCTGTGAGCAAGGACCAGCTCACTCCAAG ATCTTCTCAGTGAGGTTATCGCTAGGGGATCAGCACTGGGAGGCAGAGGGGACCAGCATAAAGAAGGCCCAGCACTCTGCAGCTGCCACAGCCTTGGCCCAGACCACAATGCCCAAACCTAGCATGAGAAACAATACCCGCAACAACACAG TAGACTGCATGACGCAAACGGTGGAGCTGAATTCCCTCTGTATGAAGTTAGGGATGAAGCCTATGTACAAGCCCATAGAACCTTACCCCGGGATGAGACCACCCAGCTTCAACTACAACATCAGGGCACCGGGGCCTTACCAACGCTCCATGCAACA GTACTACTACCCGTTTCCCCCAGTGGGGCCGGTGCTGTACCACATGGAGCTGAACATCGGGGGCCAGCAGTTCCATGGGAAGGGGCGTACGCGGCAGCTCGCCAAACACGACGCCGCCTCCAAGGCTCTGAAGACTCTGCAGAAGGAGCCCATACTGCTGCAGCAGCTGCCTGAG ATGAATGGAGAAGACACTGAAGAGAACCTCAACAAATCAGAAATCAGCCAGGTGTTTGAGATCGCACTGAAGAGGAACATGCCTGTCAACTTTGAG GTTCTGAAGGAGGCAGGTCCTCCCCACATGAAGAGCTTCATGGTGCGTGTGGCGGTGGGGGAGTTCTGTGGTGAGGGCGAGGGCAAGAGTAAGAAGATCGCTAAGAAGCTGGCAGCTACAGCCGTGCTGGAGGAACTGAGGAGACTGCCCCAGCTGATCCCCTGCGTGGAAAAGATGCAGCCAGCACGCATCAAGAAGAAGACCAAGTCCATCATTAAG CTGCAGACCAGTCCAGAATATGGCCAGGGCATGAACCCCATCAGCAGACTGGCTCAGATCCAGCAGGCTAAGAAAGAGAAAGAACCAGAGTACAACATGCTGACAGAGAGGGGGCTGCCCAGACGCAGGGAGTTTGTTATGCAG GTGACGGTGTGTGGTCAGTGTGCGGAGGGCTTGGGCCCCAGTAAGAAGGTAGCGAAGAAGAACGCAGCAGAGAAGATGCTGGAGCTTCTAGGTTTCAAAGTGCCTCAGCCGCAGCCCCACAAACCTGCGCTCAAAATGGACGAAAAG GTTCCACTGAAGAAAAATGGAGATGGGAGGAAAGTGACCTTCTTTGAGCCAGGCTCTGTGGAAGAGAGCCAGTCGCTGG GTTCCAAGGAGGAGGACTACCGCCTGCCCTTCCTCAGCCACCAGCAGCTCCCAGCAGGCATTCTGCTCATGGTGCCTGAGGTGGCCCAGGCTGTAGGGGCCAGCCCTAGCCAGGGGCACCAGAACAAGGACTACGGTCCCCGGGCCAACCCTGCCAAG gCCACCTTGACGGCCATCATCGCCAATGAGCTGCTGTACGCTGGTGCCTCCCTGACCGCCGAGACCATTCTGAAGAGCCAGAACAGTGTTGGTCATCTAGTACCCCATGGACCCCTGACCAGACCCTCTGAACTGCTCAGCTACCTGGCCAATGTACAGGGACTGCAg GTGGAATACAAAGACTTCCCCAAAAACAACAAGAATGAATTTGTATCGCTGATCAACTGCTCCTCCCAGCCCCCCCTCATCAGCCATGGCATTGGCAAGGACGTGGAGTCCTGTCACGACATG GCTGCCTTGAATATCCTGAAGATTCTGTCAGAGCTGGACCAGCACCAGCAGCAGACCAATGACAGGGCAGGGAACGTACCACTCCCTGG GTGTGGTAAACAGGACATGGAGGGCAGTGACTCTCTCCTCATCAAACAGGCTAACTCAAGCACCCTGGGACAACAGACTCTGGATGGCACTGTCTAG
- the LOC109891286 gene encoding double-stranded RNA-binding protein Staufen homolog 1 isoform X2 has product MFQCPGNPMSSAAASPMQQLSQPQPGYSIPCASSPLPSESASHPLRSSALPLGSATPFSPTSTVSNMANPKEKTPMCLVNELARFNKIQPEYKLLCEQGPAHSKIFSVRLSLGDQHWEAEGTSIKKAQHSAAATALAQTTMPKPSMRNNTRNNTDCMTQTVELNSLCMKLGMKPMYKPIEPYPGMRPPSFNYNIRAPGPYQRSMQQYYYPFPPVGPVLYHMELNIGGQQFHGKGRTRQLAKHDAASKALKTLQKEPILLQQLPEMNGEDTEENLNKSEISQVFEIALKRNMPVNFEVLKEAGPPHMKSFMVRVAVGEFCGEGEGKSKKIAKKLAATAVLEELRRLPQLIPCVEKMQPARIKKKTKSIIKLQTSPEYGQGMNPISRLAQIQQAKKEKEPEYNMLTERGLPRRREFVMQVTVCGQCAEGLGPSKKVAKKNAAEKMLELLGFKVPQPQPHKPALKMDEKVPLKKNGDGRKVTFFEPGSVEESQSLGSKEEDYRLPFLSHQQLPAGILLMVPEVAQAVGASPSQGHQNKDYGPRANPAKATLTAIIANELLYAGASLTAETILKSQNSVGHLVPHGPLTRPSELLSYLANVQGLQVEYKDFPKNNKNEFVSLINCSSQPPLISHGIGKDVESCHDMAALNILKILSELDQHQQQTNDRAGNVPLPGCGKQDMEGSDSLLIKQANSSTLGQQTLDGTV; this is encoded by the exons ATGTTCCAGTGTCCGGGTAACCCTATGTCCAGCGCTGCTGCCAGCCCCATGCAGCAGCTGTCTCAGCCCCAGCCAGGGTACAGCATCCCCTGTGCCTCGAGTCCCCTGCCCTCTGAGAGCGCCAGTCACCCTCTCCGGAGCTCAGCCCTGCCCTTGGGCTCAGCCACTCCCTTCAGCCCCACCTCcacag tatCTAACATGGCAAACCCTAAAGAGAAGACCCCCATGTGTCTGGTGAATGAGTTAGCCCGTTTCAATAAGATCCAGCCTGAGTATAAGCTGCTCTGTGAGCAAGGACCAGCTCACTCCAAG ATCTTCTCAGTGAGGTTATCGCTAGGGGATCAGCACTGGGAGGCAGAGGGGACCAGCATAAAGAAGGCCCAGCACTCTGCAGCTGCCACAGCCTTGGCCCAGACCACAATGCCCAAACCTAGCATGAGAAACAATACCCGCAACAACACAG ACTGCATGACGCAAACGGTGGAGCTGAATTCCCTCTGTATGAAGTTAGGGATGAAGCCTATGTACAAGCCCATAGAACCTTACCCCGGGATGAGACCACCCAGCTTCAACTACAACATCAGGGCACCGGGGCCTTACCAACGCTCCATGCAACA GTACTACTACCCGTTTCCCCCAGTGGGGCCGGTGCTGTACCACATGGAGCTGAACATCGGGGGCCAGCAGTTCCATGGGAAGGGGCGTACGCGGCAGCTCGCCAAACACGACGCCGCCTCCAAGGCTCTGAAGACTCTGCAGAAGGAGCCCATACTGCTGCAGCAGCTGCCTGAG ATGAATGGAGAAGACACTGAAGAGAACCTCAACAAATCAGAAATCAGCCAGGTGTTTGAGATCGCACTGAAGAGGAACATGCCTGTCAACTTTGAG GTTCTGAAGGAGGCAGGTCCTCCCCACATGAAGAGCTTCATGGTGCGTGTGGCGGTGGGGGAGTTCTGTGGTGAGGGCGAGGGCAAGAGTAAGAAGATCGCTAAGAAGCTGGCAGCTACAGCCGTGCTGGAGGAACTGAGGAGACTGCCCCAGCTGATCCCCTGCGTGGAAAAGATGCAGCCAGCACGCATCAAGAAGAAGACCAAGTCCATCATTAAG CTGCAGACCAGTCCAGAATATGGCCAGGGCATGAACCCCATCAGCAGACTGGCTCAGATCCAGCAGGCTAAGAAAGAGAAAGAACCAGAGTACAACATGCTGACAGAGAGGGGGCTGCCCAGACGCAGGGAGTTTGTTATGCAG GTGACGGTGTGTGGTCAGTGTGCGGAGGGCTTGGGCCCCAGTAAGAAGGTAGCGAAGAAGAACGCAGCAGAGAAGATGCTGGAGCTTCTAGGTTTCAAAGTGCCTCAGCCGCAGCCCCACAAACCTGCGCTCAAAATGGACGAAAAG GTTCCACTGAAGAAAAATGGAGATGGGAGGAAAGTGACCTTCTTTGAGCCAGGCTCTGTGGAAGAGAGCCAGTCGCTGG GTTCCAAGGAGGAGGACTACCGCCTGCCCTTCCTCAGCCACCAGCAGCTCCCAGCAGGCATTCTGCTCATGGTGCCTGAGGTGGCCCAGGCTGTAGGGGCCAGCCCTAGCCAGGGGCACCAGAACAAGGACTACGGTCCCCGGGCCAACCCTGCCAAG gCCACCTTGACGGCCATCATCGCCAATGAGCTGCTGTACGCTGGTGCCTCCCTGACCGCCGAGACCATTCTGAAGAGCCAGAACAGTGTTGGTCATCTAGTACCCCATGGACCCCTGACCAGACCCTCTGAACTGCTCAGCTACCTGGCCAATGTACAGGGACTGCAg GTGGAATACAAAGACTTCCCCAAAAACAACAAGAATGAATTTGTATCGCTGATCAACTGCTCCTCCCAGCCCCCCCTCATCAGCCATGGCATTGGCAAGGACGTGGAGTCCTGTCACGACATG GCTGCCTTGAATATCCTGAAGATTCTGTCAGAGCTGGACCAGCACCAGCAGCAGACCAATGACAGGGCAGGGAACGTACCACTCCCTGG GTGTGGTAAACAGGACATGGAGGGCAGTGACTCTCTCCTCATCAAACAGGCTAACTCAAGCACCCTGGGACAACAGACTCTGGATGGCACTGTCTAG
- the LOC109891286 gene encoding double-stranded RNA-binding protein Staufen homolog 1 isoform X3, giving the protein MGLSVFVCLFLVSNMANPKEKTPMCLVNELARFNKIQPEYKLLCEQGPAHSKIFSVRLSLGDQHWEAEGTSIKKAQHSAAATALAQTTMPKPSMRNNTRNNTVDCMTQTVELNSLCMKLGMKPMYKPIEPYPGMRPPSFNYNIRAPGPYQRSMQQYYYPFPPVGPVLYHMELNIGGQQFHGKGRTRQLAKHDAASKALKTLQKEPILLQQLPEMNGEDTEENLNKSEISQVFEIALKRNMPVNFEVLKEAGPPHMKSFMVRVAVGEFCGEGEGKSKKIAKKLAATAVLEELRRLPQLIPCVEKMQPARIKKKTKSIIKLQTSPEYGQGMNPISRLAQIQQAKKEKEPEYNMLTERGLPRRREFVMQVTVCGQCAEGLGPSKKVAKKNAAEKMLELLGFKVPQPQPHKPALKMDEKVPLKKNGDGRKVTFFEPGSVEESQSLGSKEEDYRLPFLSHQQLPAGILLMVPEVAQAVGASPSQGHQNKDYGPRANPAKATLTAIIANELLYAGASLTAETILKSQNSVGHLVPHGPLTRPSELLSYLANVQGLQVEYKDFPKNNKNEFVSLINCSSQPPLISHGIGKDVESCHDMAALNILKILSELDQHQQQTNDRAGNVPLPGCGKQDMEGSDSLLIKQANSSTLGQQTLDGTV; this is encoded by the exons atgGGCTtatctgtttttgtttgtttgtttttagtatCTAACATGGCAAACCCTAAAGAGAAGACCCCCATGTGTCTGGTGAATGAGTTAGCCCGTTTCAATAAGATCCAGCCTGAGTATAAGCTGCTCTGTGAGCAAGGACCAGCTCACTCCAAG ATCTTCTCAGTGAGGTTATCGCTAGGGGATCAGCACTGGGAGGCAGAGGGGACCAGCATAAAGAAGGCCCAGCACTCTGCAGCTGCCACAGCCTTGGCCCAGACCACAATGCCCAAACCTAGCATGAGAAACAATACCCGCAACAACACAG TAGACTGCATGACGCAAACGGTGGAGCTGAATTCCCTCTGTATGAAGTTAGGGATGAAGCCTATGTACAAGCCCATAGAACCTTACCCCGGGATGAGACCACCCAGCTTCAACTACAACATCAGGGCACCGGGGCCTTACCAACGCTCCATGCAACA GTACTACTACCCGTTTCCCCCAGTGGGGCCGGTGCTGTACCACATGGAGCTGAACATCGGGGGCCAGCAGTTCCATGGGAAGGGGCGTACGCGGCAGCTCGCCAAACACGACGCCGCCTCCAAGGCTCTGAAGACTCTGCAGAAGGAGCCCATACTGCTGCAGCAGCTGCCTGAG ATGAATGGAGAAGACACTGAAGAGAACCTCAACAAATCAGAAATCAGCCAGGTGTTTGAGATCGCACTGAAGAGGAACATGCCTGTCAACTTTGAG GTTCTGAAGGAGGCAGGTCCTCCCCACATGAAGAGCTTCATGGTGCGTGTGGCGGTGGGGGAGTTCTGTGGTGAGGGCGAGGGCAAGAGTAAGAAGATCGCTAAGAAGCTGGCAGCTACAGCCGTGCTGGAGGAACTGAGGAGACTGCCCCAGCTGATCCCCTGCGTGGAAAAGATGCAGCCAGCACGCATCAAGAAGAAGACCAAGTCCATCATTAAG CTGCAGACCAGTCCAGAATATGGCCAGGGCATGAACCCCATCAGCAGACTGGCTCAGATCCAGCAGGCTAAGAAAGAGAAAGAACCAGAGTACAACATGCTGACAGAGAGGGGGCTGCCCAGACGCAGGGAGTTTGTTATGCAG GTGACGGTGTGTGGTCAGTGTGCGGAGGGCTTGGGCCCCAGTAAGAAGGTAGCGAAGAAGAACGCAGCAGAGAAGATGCTGGAGCTTCTAGGTTTCAAAGTGCCTCAGCCGCAGCCCCACAAACCTGCGCTCAAAATGGACGAAAAG GTTCCACTGAAGAAAAATGGAGATGGGAGGAAAGTGACCTTCTTTGAGCCAGGCTCTGTGGAAGAGAGCCAGTCGCTGG GTTCCAAGGAGGAGGACTACCGCCTGCCCTTCCTCAGCCACCAGCAGCTCCCAGCAGGCATTCTGCTCATGGTGCCTGAGGTGGCCCAGGCTGTAGGGGCCAGCCCTAGCCAGGGGCACCAGAACAAGGACTACGGTCCCCGGGCCAACCCTGCCAAG gCCACCTTGACGGCCATCATCGCCAATGAGCTGCTGTACGCTGGTGCCTCCCTGACCGCCGAGACCATTCTGAAGAGCCAGAACAGTGTTGGTCATCTAGTACCCCATGGACCCCTGACCAGACCCTCTGAACTGCTCAGCTACCTGGCCAATGTACAGGGACTGCAg GTGGAATACAAAGACTTCCCCAAAAACAACAAGAATGAATTTGTATCGCTGATCAACTGCTCCTCCCAGCCCCCCCTCATCAGCCATGGCATTGGCAAGGACGTGGAGTCCTGTCACGACATG GCTGCCTTGAATATCCTGAAGATTCTGTCAGAGCTGGACCAGCACCAGCAGCAGACCAATGACAGGGCAGGGAACGTACCACTCCCTGG GTGTGGTAAACAGGACATGGAGGGCAGTGACTCTCTCCTCATCAAACAGGCTAACTCAAGCACCCTGGGACAACAGACTCTGGATGGCACTGTCTAG